GCGCACTCGTCTGCATGGTATCACCATGACGTCCCCCGATATTCGTGCGGGTGTTGCGCTGTTGATTGCGGCCCTTTCCGCTACAGGTCGTAGCTTGATAGAAAACGTGGAGCAGATTGACCGTGGTTACCAGTACATTGATAAGCGACTGACGGCGCTAGGTGCACAGATTCGCCGCTTGTAGAAAAGTTATTTCACAAAAAAAGCCCCGCCTTGTACAGGCGGGGCTTTTTCTTTTCACGGTACCTTGTTAGAAACCTAGGTAGTCACCATATCCACCACGGATGTCGTGAGCGACAGCACGATGCTGAACAGGATGGCTGCTAGAAAGCCATCAAGCTTGAAGCCAGGTAAGATTGCATCGGCTATCAATACAATAACGGCGTTAATCACCAGTAGAAAGAGCCCTAGGGTTAAAACCGTAATTGGGAAACCAAGGATCTTTAAGATTGGCTTAACGACGGCATTTAGCACAGCCAGAACGAGCACCAGCAAGATTGCGTCGCTGAAGCCGGCAAGGTGAGCGCCAGGCAGAAAATTTCCTAGAACATAGGTAATGACGGCCGTTAGAAGGAACTTGATGATGAAACCCATGATAATGGTGCGTTAGTGAGGGAGAGAGTGTGCGCTCAAAAGAGCTGGACAACCATACGCAGAATCAGGGTTTATGTTGGTACTGGCTACTTCTCTTGCTCCCGGGCTTTCAAACGGCCTTGCGATACCGCCATCCAGTTGCACAGGTGATAGAGCAAGCGGGCGCCTACAATGCCATTCCAGTCGGTATCACCGGGCGCTACTTCGTTCAGGTCACACCCGATGATCTGCCGTCCCGAGCGTACGACCATTCGGATCAGGTATAACGCCTGCTCAAACTCTAGACCGCCTGGTACAGGCGTGCCGGTACCAGGGCAAAGCTTAGGGTCAAGGCCGTCGATATCGAAGCTGATGTACACTTTCTGGGGGAGTTGTGCGATGATCTTCTTGCACTCCTTGCGCCACGATTTACCGCCGTACATCTCTTCACGCATAAACCGATCGGTGAACATGATAACGCGGCCATTACTACGCTCTACCAGTTCAGCCTCTTGCTGGCAATAATCCCGAATACCTACCTGCACAAGCTTCTTAAGCTGTGGCAGCTGTAAGGCATTATACATGATGGATGCGTGCGAATACTCAAACCCCTCATACGCCGGGCGCAGGTCGCAGTGAGCGTCAAATTGCAGGATGCCAAATTCTTCGTGCCGGTCAGCCAACGCGTGCAGGTATCCTAAGGGAGTACTATGGTCGCCACCCAGTACTACCACCCCTTTTCCAGCATCGAGGTAAGCGCCCGTTTTTTGCTTGAGCCACTCTAGTAACGTTTTACCACTTGCCGTTACGCGGCCTGGTACGTCTGTAAAGTGAGCAGCATTTGTGGCAGGCTTGCCATCCTCAAGCCAGCCAATGTAATCGGCAGCGGAGGCGCGCAATTGGTGACTTTCCTGCGTCCAGTGCTCATCCGATTCTTCCATGGCTAGCCCCAGCCGCCACGCATCCGGAATGTCCGCGTCGTAGAGGTCTACCTGCAGCGATGCTTCCCGGATAGCTTCAGGCCCCTGCGCAGTTCCTGCGC
This Hymenobacter sp. GOD-10R DNA region includes the following protein-coding sequences:
- a CDS encoding agmatinase family protein, yielding MSASTSSLDQKLANFDPNALGDAAGGVYGLPFTVEEAQVVIVPVPWEVTVSYRAGTAQGPEAIREASLQVDLYDADIPDAWRLGLAMEESDEHWTQESHQLRASAADYIGWLEDGKPATNAAHFTDVPGRVTASGKTLLEWLKQKTGAYLDAGKGVVVLGGDHSTPLGYLHALADRHEEFGILQFDAHCDLRPAYEGFEYSHASIMYNALQLPQLKKLVQVGIRDYCQQEAELVERSNGRVIMFTDRFMREEMYGGKSWRKECKKIIAQLPQKVYISFDIDGLDPKLCPGTGTPVPGGLEFEQALYLIRMVVRSGRQIIGCDLNEVAPGDTDWNGIVGARLLYHLCNWMAVSQGRLKAREQEK
- a CDS encoding phage holin family protein → MGFIIKFLLTAVITYVLGNFLPGAHLAGFSDAILLVLVLAVLNAVVKPILKILGFPITVLTLGLFLLVINAVIVLIADAILPGFKLDGFLAAILFSIVLSLTTSVVDMVTT